The Morococcus cerebrosus sequence GTTCAGCGCATGGCGGTACACTTCCTCGCCGATGGGCGTGGTGGCGACTTGTCGTTTTTTGCGGCCGTTTTCTTTAACCAGCAGCGGCACGCCCAGCTCTTCTTCCAATGCCTGTATGGTTTTGCTGACGGTGGGCTGGGTCAGGTTGAGCGCGGATGCGGCGGCGGAAAAACTTTGCAGGCGCACGAGTTCGGCGAAGCAGTGCAGGCTTTTGAAGTCCATTATTCCTCTTTTGCATGATTTTAGTTCAGATAATTCATATTATGCGTAAACCGCGTCCTTATAATCAAGCCTTCGTTTTGGATTACGGATGGATAAACCTTATGGATACGCTGACGCGATTTTTTCAGACGACCTTGCAGCTTGCCGTAGTCGGCTTGGTGTGGCTGGTGTCGGATTTGATGGTGCGCTTTGCCCATCTGCCTGTTTCTTCGGGCGTATTGGGGCTGTTTTTGATGCTTGCGCTGTTGGGTTTGGGCGTGATTAAAACCGGCATGGTCGAGCGCGGCGCGAAATGGGTGTTGGGCGAGTTGGTGTTTTTCTTCATCCCGATTATGGTTTCCGTATTGCAATACCGCGATTTGCTTCTTTCCGAAGGTTGGCGGCTGGTGCTGACGATTGCGGTCGGTACCGCGCTGGTGATGATCAGCACGGCGTTGACGCTGAATTTCTGCTACCGCTGGAAACGCCGCCTGTATAAAAAACTGCACGCCTGATAGGGAACAAAAATGGATTACGCCGCGCTCGCCTGCTTCGCTTGGACCTGCTTCGCCTATTTTGTGGCGAAAAAAATCTACCGTAAAAAACCGCTGATGATTTTCTCGCCCGTCGTGACCGTTTCGGTCAGCACCATCGTCCTGATGCTGCTTTTGGGCATTTCCTACGACACTTACCACAAATACACGCAAGGCATCGTTTTCCTGCTCACGCCGGTAACGGTCGCTTTCGCCATTCCGATTTATGAAAACCGCGAAGTCATCCGCCGCCAGCTTCCCATCCTGTCGATAGCGATTTTGGTCGGCATGTTCGTCGGTGTGGCCAGCGCGTTTTTGATGGGCAATATGTTCCACTTCGACAGCGAAGTGACCAACAGCCTGATGGCGCGCTCGATTTCCACGCCGTTTGCCGTCGTGTTGGCAAGTGAAATCCACGGCTCGGCATCGCTGGTATCGCTGTTCACCATCATCACCGGCTTCGTCGGCATGATATTCGGCGATTTGTTTTTAGCGTTTACCCGCATCCGCTTCCACACCGCCAACGGTGTCGCACTGGGCAACGCCGCCCACGGCTTCGGCACTTCCCGCGCCGGACAACGCCACGAAACCGAAGGCGTGATGGCGAGCCTGACCATGATTTTGGCGGGGCTGTTTATGGTCATCATCGGGCCGAGTATGGTGCATTTGGTGGTTTGGCTGATGGGCTGAACGGCAGTTTTACAAAGGTATTGGAAACGTCGTCTGAAAAGCCGTTAAGTAAAATCTGATGGCAGTATGGTACCTTGCTGATAGTTATTGCAAAAATACCCATATCGGCATTGCACCCTGCTACGCGGGGCAGGCTATGGCAAAAATGATGGAGTTTGGGGCTTTTTTTGAATTGACTGTGTTGATGATAAAAAGGTCGTCTGAAAATTTTCAGACGACCTTTTTTGATGACAAACCTTACCTATCGTCAGGCTTTTGGTTTTTCTGACGTAGTTTTTTTGGCGGTTTTTTTGCCTTCGGTAGGCGTGATGTAAGAATAGTAGTAGTCGTAAGTGCTGTTAGCCTCGCGTTTCATGCCATTGAGGATAACTCCCTTGATGGTGATTTTGTTTTGACGCAGGCGTTCCGCGCTGATAGCCAGCTCTTTGGCAGTTGTGTTGCCGTAGCGGCTGACCAGAAGGACTGTGCCTGCATGTTGTCCGACAACGACGGCATCGGTTACCGCCAAAACAGGCGGGGTGTCGATGATGACGTAATCGTAACGTTTTTGCGCGTTTGACAACAGTTCTTTGAAACGGTTGTCCATCAGTAGCTCGGACGGATTTTTAGGATAGCTGCCGGCACTGATGAGGTGCAGGTTGGGGATATTGGTTTGGATAACGGCTTGGGCAGGGGAAACTTCTCCAGACAAAATGTCGGACAGGCCGAATTCAGGTGTTACGTTCAGCAACTGATCCAGATAACCTTTGCGCATATCGGTATCAATCAGCAGGACGCGTTTGCCGGACTGCGCCATCACGGTGGCAAGGTTGGCGGAAATGAAGGATTTACCTGCTTCCGGAGTCGCACCGGTAATCATGAGGATATTATTGCGGGCGTCCAGCATGGAGAAGTAAATGTTGGTACGCAGGGCGCGGATGGCTTCGACGGCGATGTCGGTACTGTCTTCGTTTGCCAAAAGATAGGTGGAACGTCCTTTGAGCGATTTGAACTTGCGTTTGATAAGGTCGCGTTTTTGCTGGGTTTTTGAATGCGGGATAAGTGCCGAAACTTCGAGATCGAGGGCTTCGATTTCTTCAGACGACGTAATGCCGCGGCGCATGCGGCCTTGCAGTAGGAACCACATGGAGGCAAGTGCGCCTGCGGCAAGCGCGCCCAACGCTGTGATAACGGCTTTGCGGGGGGCAATCGGTTTTTCCGGCGTGTAGGCATGGTCAACGACACGGACGTTGCCTTGCGCACTGGCTTTCATGATGTTGAGTTCTTGTTGTTTCGCCAAGAGTTGGACGTAGGTCGCTTGGTTGGTTTCTACGTCGCGGGTCAGGCGGATGACTTCCTGCTGGGTGTTGGGCAGGCCGGCGATTTGCTGGTTAATTTTGCTCTTAGCGCGTTCGAGTACCGCCAATTTGTCTAAAACGGCTTTATAGGAAGGGTGCTCCGGAGTGTATAGTTCTGCCAAACCTGCTTCTTCGGTTTTGAGCAGGGTGATTTGGGTTTCGATGCTGGTCAGGCTTTCAAGCGCGCCTTTGGACTCAAGCGGAATGTCTAGAGAACCGGATCGTTCGCGGTAGGCGTTGAGTTTGTTTTCCGCATCTTGCAAGGTTTCTTTCAGACG is a genomic window containing:
- a CDS encoding CidA/LrgA family protein, with the translated sequence MILVQIIHIMRKPRPYNQAFVLDYGWINLMDTLTRFFQTTLQLAVVGLVWLVSDLMVRFAHLPVSSGVLGLFLMLALLGLGVIKTGMVERGAKWVLGELVFFFIPIMVSVLQYRDLLLSEGWRLVLTIAVGTALVMISTALTLNFCYRWKRRLYKKLHA
- a CDS encoding LrgB family protein, producing MDYAALACFAWTCFAYFVAKKIYRKKPLMIFSPVVTVSVSTIVLMLLLGISYDTYHKYTQGIVFLLTPVTVAFAIPIYENREVIRRQLPILSIAILVGMFVGVASAFLMGNMFHFDSEVTNSLMARSISTPFAVVLASEIHGSASLVSLFTIITGFVGMIFGDLFLAFTRIRFHTANGVALGNAAHGFGTSRAGQRHETEGVMASLTMILAGLFMVIIGPSMVHLVVWLMG
- a CDS encoding polysaccharide biosynthesis tyrosine autokinase; translated protein: MYKQYPSSAPAGNDEIDFGQQMQSLWQNKNKIAAAILAGGLAGAVIGLASTPLYRADAMLEIETKQNQILTEINNMLSNEPAPSEAEVELVQSRLVLGKTVEDLQLDQEVKATYFPIFGNMVHNLSSSDDPMLKIGAFTVSEDWINKPFKLTVKDSKTYLLTLPDGTTKEGHVGAPLKINNETVLKVDRILAEADQDFELTKFSKLSAIENLKNKLSVISKGKTSPIINLSYTDTDPKKTSTILNSIADNYVSQNRERDVQVASSGLAFISEELPRLKETLQDAENKLNAYRERSGSLDIPLESKGALESLTSIETQITLLKTEEAGLAELYTPEHPSYKAVLDKLAVLERAKSKINQQIAGLPNTQQEVIRLTRDVETNQATYVQLLAKQQELNIMKASAQGNVRVVDHAYTPEKPIAPRKAVITALGALAAGALASMWFLLQGRMRRGITSSEEIEALDLEVSALIPHSKTQQKRDLIKRKFKSLKGRSTYLLANEDSTDIAVEAIRALRTNIYFSMLDARNNILMITGATPEAGKSFISANLATVMAQSGKRVLLIDTDMRKGYLDQLLNVTPEFGLSDILSGEVSPAQAVIQTNIPNLHLISAGSYPKNPSELLMDNRFKELLSNAQKRYDYVIIDTPPVLAVTDAVVVGQHAGTVLLVSRYGNTTAKELAISAERLRQNKITIKGVILNGMKREANSTYDYYYSYITPTEGKKTAKKTTSEKPKA